tttggtcacgtgaccaaaacaaacaccacgtgaccggaagtgacgtcactagctgtcaaaacaagcagcacgtgaccggaagtgacgtcaccagctgtcaatacaaacagcacgtgaccggaactgacgacactagctgtcaaaacaaaacagcacatgaccggaactgacgtcatcagctgtcataacaaaacaccatgtgcccagaaatgctggcactacctgtcaaaagaaaggccacgtggccggaagtgacgttttttctgcggcgaccggaaatgatgctttttgcaggcgaccggtggaacatgtccaggcatgtctccccacagcctctcagcggttggctaaggaatatcacatggcctgccccgcaaccaataggaagagttttcagaacccctaaaggattcaccagggtgtgcagtgcttttcagactttcaacccgtcgggaacagttgctgattttaagcaggagacaacatggaaacccccagcaccccgatgaggCCTATAGTGGTGTCTACCCCGCTGGCACCAGAGAGGCCTAAACCCAGAAAGCGTTATCTCAGCACCAGCTCTGacgatgaacagttcccaccaacaaagaccccacaggaggaagatgaggagatctcacaaatatggcaaagcttgttggaCTCTATCTCgataccaaactctataatgcaggtaaaactttttttttttctggcatcctatttatgtgcaaaaacaacttgtaagagttacagaaaattacattttccccttaaatttccaggagccagcagcagaggctgtaacagctgaagAACCTGAGAAGTGCATCAATACTAGCATCCCGCCGTCACCTATTGAgctttggaatatggcttctgcaagtaacattcacattcaggtgtgtgtgttttcagtgttctgtctaaaaagttttccaaatagatttaatgttaatagttttaaaatatcttttaggctcctgaagcattggcaaacaaTCAGCCGGCGCATCTCACCCTGAAAAATCTTCTTGGACTGTCGATTGatgaaacacagcacattttaccAAGAAAGCGTCGAGGAGCTATGCGTGGAATTGTCAGAGCAACCATTTATGGCATCTTGAAACACTGCCTAAGCCAGTATCTGTATGAGAGCTGTATTGGATGTACAATACAGGCCCCTGGACAGAGCTCTCACGAATGTACAGTATGGacagaaaatgacatttccacaaaactacgcattctttgtgcaaaactctggtttcagcctgtgttgcatgttgttatcctcattggttattctctaaattgtcttgctttgacctcagagaatGTGGACCAGGTCTTAATTCTGACTACAGAGATTAGCAGAGCTATAAATCCTCGAATGTaccttgaaaaaattatgaagaccACCGACCAATCCTTTCTTCAACATGTAGAACGCGTAATCAAAGATCGGCCCTATAAGTCATTTCTTACatctgtaaatgctgtttttagaaattctgtctaaattccttcattgttaaattgttttgcatcatttagaattaaaaaataaagaaaactttatttctttatgtaagcaatagttttattttatttcacaccacaggtacataatcccatcatggaaggaactaagccagggtggggggccagggaaggaaatgaacaagggcaaatctaatcactgctgcatggggcagaaggaactgagccattgtggagtcaacatTGGCTTTCACCAGGGGCAAacctaatcactgttgcatggggcagaaggaactaagccagtgtggggtcaacattggctttcaccagaggcaaatctaatcactgttgcatgggtcATAAgcaactaagccattgtggagtcatcaTAGGTTTCCAccaggggcaaatctaatcactgttgtaatGGGGTTGGAAGTCTCAGCCAATGACAGTCTTCAAAATTAGAACCTGAAGGACAACACCCAGAgccaaaaagtatataaagaatcaGAGCAATGCAGAAGCCATCTTTGCAGCCCATAGGAATCTGAAGTTCTCCGGCATGTaaatggtgagtgattttttcttttccttcaactctctatttctaaagaaatattttttcggcttatttatctctgctaaatacacagaatagcaaatcctaaatgcatgcttattttaattttgattgtggtgTAGAAACTCCATCTTTTCAATTGagggagcatgataaaaaatagcccaagcatatggccgtgtgtatgagaaggtagttacttttacttaaatataaggcgttttacattttaactatgaaccctttaaattggagctagggtaaaatgcttgtgccttgggtaagtggccactactgtaacaataataaaaagtcccacacttatggcttaaggtattttaattcatagacacagctgaaatttctatacaGGAAAAAATAGCCATTTCAGAGcgtaacatttaagaaaaaaagacagacatttttctcccgtaCGGTGGGACGGTTTCTCGGCCTTAGCCACattgaataatccattttcctgtggtaaagagagtaaagcagtttcagttaggatatacagtactaatatagtttgccttttaccccatttcttcaaaggagtcatacccagccgccattttcattgatccactgtgccttggtgttgtggatatattctgccatgaactctaccatctgtcttgtgttttcatgagtcataagaatcccacatgcttgtagtttctttaaaagagcaaacccaaacagaataatcgataataaacgtccaaaattaatttttccatcagaaaattcttctttcatcacaagattgaaaattctacagccgtcctccatagaacgcagttcaagtgtatccataagcgtcaacagctccttgttagcaaaatcgtgatacatagaggtaagtttctgtaaaatcagagttgttctgtattgtgatgttttaggtgatggttgtccagaagtacagttcaaatagtttacaaagagtttGTAAACATAATCAAATGATACAGGATCCATTGGCCTTTGAAGCATAGTAAAAAAAAGTCCGACGCTCTTttgtgttgtatctggtcatatgtgGGCTAGCCCCAACATGTCCTTGAGGAATACCTGAGGAATACCTGTTGTGTATTCAAATTACTTGTGTTTTACAGAGGGTGTTTGTGAAATGTCGCAACAAAAGAAAATCGCTCAACCAGGGAGCCAGAGCCCcatacatgaacctacccatactgaaAATCAAGGTAAAGACAAACAtgattgttatttcatttttattttgagggTAGTGTTATCTTGTCATGAAAATATTGTGCaaatgttgaatgtttatttttttcagaacaATCGGATGACCACGAAACCAATGAGAATctcaaacctcaagattcaaagaCTGAGACAACACATGAGGGGCCCCAAGCATCAAAGGACGACAGACCTGGAGGCCACGGTAAAGCCAAACGAAAACTCAAACACCTCACGGGGAacactttaaagccatttaaaaaacggaaagtgggcacttctgcttctgataaTTTAGATGACGTGTTTGAATGGTACAAGCAATGTACTGAGGAGACTATGTCAGCTTTGAGTGCCCGCTTACTGAGACCCCATACAtcaacaaaatatttggaagcagcCCGGGCTAaaatttctaacatgcaaaagtATTTAGAGGGCCTGAACAAGATGAGACAGCATGGAGCAGGACAGCTGAGGCATCGTTGTCGCACACGCAAAGGATACCCACAAGATCTAGcattaaaatacaagtacataTCAAAGCGCGTTAGGAATGCTAAACGCATGAAAGCTGTGGGGAAAAGAAGTCCATCAATGTTAAATTTTTTACAAAAAATCAAAGCTTCAAAGACAGCTCCAACCACCTCCCGCAATGCTGAATCTCCACAAGCAGCACATATGGCTGATTTAGAGTCTGTGGAGCCGTCTATTCTGAGTGCAAGTGATTCTGTACAGGCATCCCCTACAGACCCTGGACTAGGTACCCCAGAACCCCTTGAGGAAAGCCCTCTATCACCCAATGAATTGCCAAGAGTTTATCTGGAGAGGCTGAATAGGTGGGAATGGCATTCACCACGCCTGCCTGTTTCTCGATATGGGGAAACCTTCAGGTTTGCCAACCTGGAACAATTAAACCATCCACTCCTGATACAAGAGGCAATCCGAGAGGCTGTTCAGGGCCTTCTTGATGACCTTAATGTGAGGTTACAGGCTGGGGATCTTGTTCAATTACGTTTAGATGGTGGTGGACTAAATGACTCTCTCTACACTGTGCAGAGGGTCAGAGGGGGCCTGCTTGCTTCGGATCTCATGGACAACCTCGCAAACCTCATGCAGAGCAATGCCGAAATCCACATTCATGGGACTTTGCGCCTAAATGTATTAGTTATCCGTAACAGTGGAGGACGGGGACGTAGAGTTATAAGTACTCTGCTCCACAGCCAGTTAGTGCAGAAAAAAAGGCGGTTTTTAGTGGATCTAAGCAGCACCGATAGCAATTTGTGTTTTGGCGGGGGTCTCTTGGCAGTTATGGCCCCACAAAGACCCACCTTTGGGGAGTTAATAGACGGGGCAAGGCAGCTGTATAGAGAGCTGGGGTTTTCAGAAGACAACAAAATAATGTTGAGTGACGTGGCAGCCTTTGAAAGGCATTTCAAAGTAAATATTGCTGTGGTTCTGCATGGGGCTAAGGGCTGGGAGATATTTAGGACTGGGGATCCGGTACACACTCAAACATTTCATCTATTGCTACATGATGAACATTACTATGGGATTCTAAACATAAAAGCATTTTTCGGTAGTAAAAATTACTGCAGCATTTGTGGGAATGTGTACAGTCATAGTCACAACTGCAAATTTTTCTGCCGTTTATGTTTAGAGGCGCTGTGTGAGCCAGGGCAAGAGATGCGGTGTCCTTCTTGCAGGTTATTCTGTAGGTCCAGAGACTGCTTAGAGAGACACAGTGCTATGGCATCTCTAAAGAAGGTGGACTGTAAATCTAAAATTATGTGTGACACTTGCAATTCTTATGTCCCAAAGAAACACCAGTGCAAGTTGAAATGCTGCAAGCAGTGTGAAAAGCCAGTTTGTGATATAAAGAGTCACCGGTGCTTCATGCCCCCTGTCAACAAATGTGACATTTCTGATAAGTATATTTTTTTTGACTTTGAATGCACACAGGAAACGGGGATACACTCTCCCAACTACATTTTTGCAATGGCCCTCAATGAAACGGATGCATGGGAGTTTAAAGGGGAAGATTGTACTTCTGACTTTGTCAAAAGGTTTATTGATAAAAAGTACAGGAACTGGACTTTTGTGGCCCACAACGCTGGGGGGTATGATAGTTACTTCATAGTTAGGCAGCTCATTGCAGAAAAGATGGACGTGGATCTTGTCACACAAGGCGGCAAACTATTGTGTGTGACGGTGAGGAAGCTTGGAATCCGTTTTATAGACAGCCTGAACTTCTTGCCCATGAAACTGGCGAAATTACCACAGGCCATGGGCTTTGAAGGTTGCAAAGggcatttcccacattttttcAACACCGCTGAAAACTGGGATTATGTGGGGCCTATGCCCAGCATAGATCAGTATGGCGTTGACAGCATGATGCCTGGAGAGAGAGCAGAATTTCTCTCATGGTATAGGGAAAATCAAAGCAACACTTTTAACCTCCAAAAAGAGCTCATGTACTACTGCAAGCAAGatgttaaaattctgagaaagGCCTGTATCCTGTACCGAGAAGAAATCATGCAGATGACCGCTGGGGATGGTTCATCTGCAACAGGTCTTGATCCTTTCCAGTACCTTACTCTAGCCAGTGTCTGCATGGCTATGTTTAGacacatgtttttaaaagaaaacagcataGCTCTTCTCCCATACGACAACTACAATATGCAGATAAAGCGGTATTCCACACCTTCAATACAGTGGTTGATGTTTGTAGAGCACACGGAGGGTATCGAGATACAACATGCCCTGAAAGGTGGGGAGTTCAAAGAAGGTCCTTATTTCCTTGATGGGTATTCAGAAATTGGTGGGTGTAGAACAGCCTTTGAGTTTAATGGCTGCTTTTTCCACGGCTGCTCTGTTTGCTACAATGAGAACGGTCGAAACCCAATGACTGACACAACTTATCGCGAGCTGAACTACCGTACACAAAACAAAGCTGACTATCTCAGAAGGCAGGGGTTCAATGTCAGAACCCTTTGGGAGCACGAGTGGAAGGAGATGTTGGAATCTGATGGGGAACTCAGAGCATTCCTAAGTAAGAAGTGTCTGCCTCAGCCTCTACAGCCTAGAGATTCTCTTTTTGGGGGAAGAACAAACGCCATCTGTCTCTATTATAAGCCAAAGGCTGATGAGCAAATTCATTACTATGACTTCACCAGTCTGTACCCATTTGTTAACAAAACCAAAGAATACCCAATTGGACACCCCAAAATAATCCATAAGGATTTTGGGCCGCTCTCTAGCTATTTTGGCCTTGCTAAAGTTAAAATGCTCCCCCCACGCCGCCTCCTTTTCCCTGTGTTGCCTGTTAGGATGGATGGCAAACTCATGTTCCCATTGTGCCACACGTGTGCCAAGATTAAACAGCAGGAGTGTTGTTCTCACAGAGATGAGGAA
This genomic stretch from Elgaria multicarinata webbii isolate HBS135686 ecotype San Diego chromosome 10, rElgMul1.1.pri, whole genome shotgun sequence harbors:
- the LOC134405030 gene encoding uncharacterized protein LOC134405030, coding for METPSTPMRPIVVSTPLAPERPKPRKRYLSTSSDDEQFPPTKTPQEEDEEISQIWQSLLDSISIPNSIMQEPAAEAVTAEEPEKCINTSIPPSPIELWNMASASNIHIQAPEALANNQPAHLTLKNLLGLSIDETQHILPRKRRGAMRGIVRATIYGILKHCLSQYLYESCIGCTIQAPGQSSHECTVWTENDISTKLRILCAKLWFQPVLHVVILIGYSLNCLALTSENVDQVLILTTEISRAINPRMYLEKIMKTTDQSFLQHVERVIKDRPYKSFLTSKLHLFN